In the genome of Actinobacillus lignieresii, the window AGAAAGCTCTTTTGCTTGATATGACCATAAGAAATTTATCCATCTTCCTTCCCATAAAGTTTTATCCCAAGGGGTTCCATGATGATTCATATTAGGTAATAAATGAGTCATAAATTCCCAATCATCATGCCTAATATAGGTATCAGTAAATTGTCCTGTCGAGTAAATAAAACATATAACTAGAATAAAAAAGATAGGAAACCCATCAAAAATTCTTTTTTTATTAAATTTATCCATTTCTACTCTCTACTTTAATAATTTCTCAATAAAAAATTTAGGTCTATTCTTGCTTTCAATATAAATTTTCCCAACATACTCACCTATCACACCTAAAGAGAGCATTTGTACTCCACCTAAAAAGAAAATCGCAATCATGAGGGACGTCCAACCTTCTACTGTATTGCCAAGTAATTTATCAATAAGGACGTAAAAACCAGCTAATGCTGTAATTCCACAAGTCAAAAATCCAACAATAGAAATTAAACGTAATGGAGTAATTGTTAAAGAAGTAATACCCTCTAATGCTAAGGCTAACATTTTCTTTAAAGGATATTTTGATTCACCTGCAATCCTTTCACTTCTTGAATAAAAAACTTGCTCGCTCTTAAATCCAATTAAAGGAACCATTCCTCTAATATAAACATTCTATTCTTTATATTGTAATAAAGCATTTAAAGCTCGTTTACTTAATAAACGATAATCAGCATGATTTTCTACTTGCTCTACACCTAATTTACTCATTAATTTATAAAATAAACCTGCTGTTCCCCGTTTAAAGGAAGTATCTGTCGAACGATCATTTCTGACTCCATATACAATATCAACTCCTTCAAGATATTTATCAACCATTTGATATATACAATTTGTATCATCTTGAAGATCTGCATCTATACTAATGCAGATATCTGTATTTACTACAGATAATCCTGCCATTAATGCTATTTGGTGTCCCTTATTTCTAGATAATTTTATCCCTTTTACTAAAGTACTACTTTCAGCTGATAGCTCTATCTGCTTCCATGTATCATCTTTAGAACCATCATCAACAAATAATAGACAGCTATCCGATGAGATTTTATTTTTGGAAATTAAATCATTCAAAATTATTGTTAATTCTGTTAAACAAAAGCTAAACACCTCACTTTCATTATAACAAGGTACGACAATCGTTAATGAAGGTATAATATTTTTATTCATTATTTCATCACCCATAATTTATTTAAAAAGAACCCTGAAACTGTATACATAGCCATTCCACATAATTGAGAAATATACATATATATTATATCTTGTGAAAAACTTAAAATAATAGAAATCGTAATAACATTTACCAAATAACATACACTACAGTTTAGTATAAATTTTATAAATCTTATTGTGGTTAGAGTAGTAGAAAAGGTAAACTTAGAATTAATTATAAAACTAACTATAATTCCAATGCTATACCCAATAACATTAGAAATATAAACATCCAATCCCCAATACATTAATATAAAAATAATAAACACTGTTATAACAGTATTTAATAACCCAACTAATATATACTTAGAAAACATTATTTAATATCTCTAATAACGCCATGCTCTAAATAAACATGTTTATTACATACTCGTTCTGCTAATTGATGATCATGCGTAGCCATTACTAAGATACCTGCTTTATCAACAAATTCCGTAAGACGTTTTTCTGCTTTATTTTTAAACTGTTCGTCCCCTACGCTCATCCATTCATCCATCAATAAAATTTCAGGATGTACACAAGTTGAGATTGAAAATGCTAATCGTAATACCATACCACTTGAATATGTTCGTACTGGCATATTGATAAAATCACCAAGTTCACTAAAATCAATAATTTCATCTACTAATTTTTCCGTATCTTTAGGCTTTAATCCTAAAAATAATCCTCGTAATTTAATATTCTCTAACCCAGAAGCCTCTCCATCCATACCCAACATAGAATCAAGCAAACTTGTAATTTTTCCTTGCACGCTAATTCTACCTGTCGTTGGAGCATATACACCTGATAAAACTCTCAATAAAGTTGTTTTACCTGAACCATTATGTCCAATTAGAGAAACTCTATCGCCTTGTTTAATATCTAAATTAATATTTTTCAATGCTTCAATTTCGGTATTATTATTGTTAGCAATAATCCGTCCCCCCGTTGCAGCATTTAATAAAGTTTGTTTAAATGAGCGTTGTTTCGCATCATAAATAGGAAATCTGACCGAAACATTTTCTAATTTAATATGCATATAGATTTCCTTATAACCAATAAGTAATTTTATTTCTTGTTTTTGCTAGTACAATAATTGAAATAACCCCTAAAATAATCGCACTTACAACAACAGTTAGCCATTCTACATTAGCAGGCATTACACCAAGCAGTGGTTTTCTCATTAAATCTAAATAAGTCGCAAAAATATTCCAAACAACAAATCCTTGACGCTCTACTGGTAGCTGTTCCATTCGCCAAATTATAGGGGTAATAAAAAATAGTAATGAGGTGATACTCGTTACCATTTGAGCCATATCTCTGTATCTTGCACAAAAAATAGAAATAAGTAGACTAATAAAAACAAGGTTAACTGTTACTAGAACTACTGCAGGCACTGATAATAAAATTAAGAGTGTAACATCTCTCCAAAGCACTAACATAATAATAGGGTATAGTATCATATTGTGAATTAACACAATTAATTGCCTATATACCACTCTTAATATAAAGATAGGTACGGGAATATAAGTCTGCTTCATAAAGTGAGCTGACTCAGCAAAAGTATGAACAGAATCATTTATTACGGAAGACATTAAAGCCCAAAAAATTAAACCCAATGCTAAATGAGGAATGAAGTCAGAGGGATCGAAATCAAAAAGTGAGCCATATAAAGGCCCCATAGCAGAAATAGTAACTGCCATGCTTAATGTAATCCAAATTGGACCTAATACAGAACGGCGATATCGCCCTAAAATGTCATACCATGCTAAAGTTCTCCATAAATCATGCTGTTTAGCTGATTCACTAAAATCTCTCACGGCAGCAAAAATACTCATTATATATTCCTTAATAACCTTTGAAGAAAAGTTCAATACGCTAATAGTATATTATAGCATTAAGACAGAATTAAATTTGTCCTTTTCAACAATTTACATTTAAAGATTGCTCATAATCTCTTATTGTTAGATAATAATTAAAATTTCTCCAAATTCTTAGATAGAGTATAAAATGAGCGATATTCAAATTCCTCTTATCTTTACCGACGCGGCGGCGAAGAAAGTTAAGAGTTTAATCGAGGGCGAGGATAACCCGAATCTTCGTTTACGAGTGTATATTACGGGGGGCGGTTGCAGTGGTTTCCAATATGGGTTTACCTTTGACGACCAAGTGAATGACGGTGATTTAACCATTGAGAACCAAAACGTTGGTTTAGTGGTTGATCCGATGAGCTTACAATACTTAATCGGTGGTACGGTGGATTATACCGAAGGTTTAGACGGTTCTCGCTTTGTAGTAAATAATCCGAATGCGACTTCAACCTGTGGCTGCGGTTCATCTTTTAGTATCTGAAAGATTTTTGTAAAAAAAGACTGCTTGTTTGCGATATTTCATCCAACAAGCGGTCTTTTTTTGTTTAGAATTTACTCTTATCCCAAGAAAATCCCTAAACTGAATAATAAATTGGTAATCAAAGCCAATCCTGCCATTTGTCCTAAAATCGGGCGTAATTCAATCGGATCTTTATGACGATAGACAAATAAGCCGTGTTTAGCAAGTAACGGGACGGCAAGTAAAAATAAGTAGCTATACCAATTCTGAAATTCACTCATTGCAAAAATCAGATAAGAAACGACCGCTAGCACTAATAACATCACGTGGTACACTCGTCCGTTTTGACTACCGATACGTACAATTAAGGTATTTTTACCGGCTTGTTTATCTTGGTTAATATCTCGTAAATTATTGATATTTAAGACGGCAACCGATAACAAACCACATCCAAAGGCAGGAATAAAAATCATTGCCGGAATACTATGAGCTTGTAAGTAGAACGTGCCGATTACCGCAACAAATCCAAAGAAAATTAGTACAAATAAATCGCCTAAGCCTAAATAGCCATAGGCTTTTTTGCCGACCGTATAGGTAATTGCCGCCACAATCGAAATAACGCCTAAACTAATAAACACTACGACATCTTGAATAGATTGATAAGCGTAAACCGTCAGCCCTACGCCGGCAATAAAGGATAAAATACTGAGTAAAATAACCGCATTTCTTAATTGCCCGCCGGTAATTGCCCCGTGCTGAATCGCTCGTAACGGTCCGATACGCTCTTTCGTGTCGGAGCCTTTGACATGATCGCCATAATCGTTGGCAAAATTAGACAGCACTTGTAATAAAATAGTGGTAATAAAAGCAAGTAACGTAGTGATTATATCGAAATGCCCTGCCCAATATGCCAATGCCGAGCCGACGATAATAGAGGCTAATGCTAAAGGCAATGTTCTTGGGCGAGCGGTAGTAAACCAAATTGAAAAAGCGGAATGTTTATCCATTAATCGTTTTCTTCCTGTTTTTGTTTGAACTGTTGAATCTCTTTCTGAACTTCTTCTAAAAGCCGCTGCTCACTCGGTAGATAGAGCTGATATTGACTCGCATAAATTTGTTGCTGATGTTCAGGCAGCGTAAATTTTACCACAGCATCGTTTTTATGCGTACAGAGTAAAATACCAATTGTTGGTGTTTCATGAGGGAGTTTTTCAATTCGATCAAAATAATTGACATACATCTGTAATTGCCCGATATCTTGATGCGTTAATTTATGTGTTTTGATTTCGACCAGCACAAAGCACTGCAATAAACGGTTATATAATACTAAATCAACAAAAAATTCATCGCCTTCAATATGTAATCGTTTTTGACGAGCCACAAAAGAAAAACCGTTGCCCAGTTCCAATAAGAAGTCTTGTAAATGAGTTAAAATGGCACTTTCCAAATCTTTTTCATAGTAAGCACTTTCTCGTTTCAGCCCGAGGAATTCCAATACAATCGGGTCTTTAATAATTTGTTTCGGATCATTAGGGATAATTTGATTTTTCGCCACGGCTAGAACGCTTTCTTTATCATTACTTAATAATAAACGTTCATAAAGGTTACTATAAATTTGGCGTTCAAGTTGTCGAGAAGACCAATTATTTTTTACTGTTTCCGCAATGTAGAATTCTCTCTTAACTTCATCCGGAATACTTAAAAGTAGCTTATATTGGGTCCAGTTTAATTGCGTCCGCAGTGCGGACACAATTGGGAATGTACGATAAAACTGACGATAACGTTCTAATTGTCTTTTAGAAAATCCACTGCCATATTCGGGTTCTAATTGTGCGGCAAGTGATTTAATTAAATATTTGCCATATTCGGCTCGTTCTTTTTCTTGTTGTTCTTCTTTAAATATACGTTCTCCGATATGCCAATACATAATGACTCGCTGAAAATCAACCGAACGAATCGCCTGCTCACGAGCCCGATGAATAATGGTTTTAATATCGCTAACAATAAGCTGATTTGCTAACATAATTGTCTCCTTTTAATTTTTTAATTATATTGTAAATAAATACAGTCCATGAGTTTACCACAATTAACCCTAAATCCTATCGGGATTATCCATAGCCCTTATGATGAAAAGTTCTCTGTGCCGCGCCAGCCGAATTTGGTGAAAGAAGGCAAAGGCATATTAAAACTGCTTCCGCCTTATAATTCGCCGGATGCGGTACGAGGTATCGAGCAATTCGGTCATTTGTGGCTTATTTTCCAATTTCATCAGATTCCCGAACGTGAATGGCATGCTACGGTGCGCCCGCCTCGTTTAGGCGGAAATGAACGTATCGGCGTTTTTGCCAGCCGAGCGACCCATCGTCCGAATCCGATCGGTTTATCCAAAGTAGCGTTGGAAAGTGTTGAGGTAAGAAACGGAGAAGTCTTGCTAAAACTAGGTAGTGTGGATTTGGTGAACGGTACGCCGATTTTAGATATCAAGCCTTATATTGCGTATGCAGACAGCGAACCTAATGCTCGTTCCGGTTTTGCGCAAACCCAACCTCCGGCAAAACTTGAAGTGGAATTTTCGGAGCAAGCGTTACAAACGGTCGAATTTTGCCGAAATTTTGCAACATTCGGTATTGAGCAACCGCTTACTTTTATTCGTCATGTGATTGAACAAGACCCACGCCCCGCTTATCAGCAAGGTAAGGCGACAGAACGTATCTACGGCATGAATCTGGCCGGATACAACATTCGTTGGCAAATTTGCACGAATAACGTCAATAAAGCTATCGTACTGGATATTGAAAATGAACTTAATCGGGAAATATCGTTCTAAGCAAACACTTTGAGCCATGCTCGTCATATCAAGGACATATCATGAAACTATCAAAAGCCTTTATTATCTTACCGCTGTTCATCGCAAACTTAGCGAGCGCTTCAGAAACTATAGCCGATAAGAATACCTCGGTAGGATCTTCTTTTGAATTTTCAACCGAAGTTCGTCGAGAAGTTGAAAAAGATTTAATGCAAGCAACCGTATTCAGCCGTAAAACCGGTAAATCTTTAGCCGACTTAAGAAAATCCGTTTCAAAAAATCTAAATCAAACCATAGAAAGCGTAAAGCAATACTCTACAATTCAATTGGAATCTGACGGTATAAGAAACGTCGTGAATTACTCGAATAACGGAAAAATTGACGGTTGGATTACCGAAGGGAGGATTCACTTAAAAAGTAAAGATTTTGAAGCTATGGCGAAAGTATTGGAAAATTTAAGCTCGGAAATGGCGATAGACGATATTTATTTTAGCGTTTCACCTGAAAAAATCGCTTCTTTGGAAGATGAAATGACTTTAGAAATTATCAAACAATTCCAACACAAAGCGGACGTAATTCAAAAAGGGTTAAAGCTGGACAAATACCGCTTAACTAACGTACGACTTGAAACGCCAAACGGTGAAGAAAGCTATTTTAACGCCAGACCGTTAGCCGCAATGGCAAAATCAGCCGATTCGTTTGAAAAAGAACGACTCCCTTTGGAAGCGGGTAAAGCAACTATTTCGGCGCGGGCAACCGGTCAAATCGTATTTGAGTAAATGCTATTTTACTCTCAGGTTCAAAAAGAATGTTTAATTTCCTCAAACTATTAAGCATTCTTGGAGATAAACTATCTTAACGGATAGTGATTGGAAAGCACTGGCACTTAAGTGCCATTTAATCTTTAATATTAAGGAAAAAAGAATGAAAAAATATTTTGCCGAATTTTTCGGTACGTTTTGGTTAGTTTTCGGCGGCTGCGGTAGTGCGGTTTTAGCGGCGGGTATTCCTGAGTTAGGCATCGGTTATGCCGGCGTATCATTGGCATTCGGTTTAACCGTATTAACGATGGCTTATGCGGTAGGTCATATTTCCGGCGGCCATTTTAATCCGGCGGTATCTATCGGTTTATTGGTCGGCGGTCGTTTTAACGCCAAAGACTTAGTGCCTTATATCGTTGCACAAGTTATCGGTGCAATTGCAGCGGCGGCGGTGTTATACACGATTGCTTCGGGCGTAGCAGGCTTTGATGTTACGGCAGGTTTTGCAAGCAACGGTTTTGCGGAACATTCGCCGCACGGTTATTCAATGGCTGCGGCATTAGTAATTGAAGTCGTATTAACCGCATTTTTCTTAATTATCATTATGGGTGCGACCGATAAACGTGCACCGGCCGGTTTTGCACCGATTGCGATCGGCTTAGGCTTAACGTTAATTCACTTAATTTCCATTCCGGTAACCAATACTTCGGTCAATCCGGCTCGTTCAACCGGTGTCGCCTTATTCCAAGGTTCTTGGGCGATTGAGCAATTATGGTTGTTCTGGGTCGCGCCGATTTTAGGTGCGATTATCGGCGCATTAGCCTATCGTTTTATTGCCGAAGAAAAATAGGCTCTAATCTCTTATAATACAGTGCCGTTTCGGCACTGTATATCGAACATCGGACAAATAGGATAAAAATGAAATCGCTATTCAAAATCTTTATCATAGCTACGTGTTGTAGTGTATTAAGCGGTTGTTTAGTGACTTCCGTAGTAGGCGGCGTAGTCGGTACCGCCGTTGATGTGGTGGATACGGTTACGCCGGATATTACCGATTAACTTTGCAAATTTCGTGCAAAATCAGACCGCTTGTTTTAACGAAGCGGTCATTTTATTTCTATTTTTTGCAAACCTTTTGCAAATCTACGATAAACCGCTACAATGAATCGTATTTTTACCTAAATAGAAAAAAGGAATCCTTAATGAAAATCGCAAAAAATGTT includes:
- a CDS encoding glycosyltransferase family 2 protein, with the translated sequence MNKNIIPSLTIVVPCYNESEVFSFCLTELTIILNDLISKNKISSDSCLLFVDDGSKDDTWKQIELSAESSTLVKGIKLSRNKGHQIALMAGLSVVNTDICISIDADLQDDTNCIYQMVDKYLEGVDIVYGVRNDRSTDTSFKRGTAGLFYKLMSKLGVEQVENHADYRLLSKRALNALLQYKE
- a CDS encoding GtrA family protein produces the protein MFSKYILVGLLNTVITVFIIFILMYWGLDVYISNVIGYSIGIIVSFIINSKFTFSTTLTTIRFIKFILNCSVCYLVNVITISIILSFSQDIIYMYISQLCGMAMYTVSGFFLNKLWVMK
- a CDS encoding ABC transporter ATP-binding protein, producing the protein MHIKLENVSVRFPIYDAKQRSFKQTLLNAATGGRIIANNNNTEIEALKNINLDIKQGDRVSLIGHNGSGKTTLLRVLSGVYAPTTGRISVQGKITSLLDSMLGMDGEASGLENIKLRGLFLGLKPKDTEKLVDEIIDFSELGDFINMPVRTYSSGMVLRLAFSISTCVHPEILLMDEWMSVGDEQFKNKAEKRLTEFVDKAGILVMATHDHQLAERVCNKHVYLEHGVIRDIK
- a CDS encoding ABC transporter permease — encoded protein: MSIFAAVRDFSESAKQHDLWRTLAWYDILGRYRRSVLGPIWITLSMAVTISAMGPLYGSLFDFDPSDFIPHLALGLIFWALMSSVINDSVHTFAESAHFMKQTYIPVPIFILRVVYRQLIVLIHNMILYPIIMLVLWRDVTLLILLSVPAVVLVTVNLVFISLLISIFCARYRDMAQMVTSITSLLFFITPIIWRMEQLPVERQGFVVWNIFATYLDLMRKPLLGVMPANVEWLTVVVSAIILGVISIIVLAKTRNKITYWL
- the erpA gene encoding iron-sulfur cluster insertion protein ErpA, translating into MSDIQIPLIFTDAAAKKVKSLIEGEDNPNLRLRVYITGGGCSGFQYGFTFDDQVNDGDLTIENQNVGLVVDPMSLQYLIGGTVDYTEGLDGSRFVVNNPNATSTCGCGSSFSI
- a CDS encoding 1,4-dihydroxy-2-naphthoate polyprenyltransferase; the encoded protein is MDKHSAFSIWFTTARPRTLPLALASIIVGSALAYWAGHFDIITTLLAFITTILLQVLSNFANDYGDHVKGSDTKERIGPLRAIQHGAITGGQLRNAVILLSILSFIAGVGLTVYAYQSIQDVVVFISLGVISIVAAITYTVGKKAYGYLGLGDLFVLIFFGFVAVIGTFYLQAHSIPAMIFIPAFGCGLLSVAVLNINNLRDINQDKQAGKNTLIVRIGSQNGRVYHVMLLVLAVVSYLIFAMSEFQNWYSYLFLLAVPLLAKHGLFVYRHKDPIELRPILGQMAGLALITNLLFSLGIFLG
- a CDS encoding PDDEXK nuclease domain-containing protein, which gives rise to MLANQLIVSDIKTIIHRAREQAIRSVDFQRVIMYWHIGERIFKEEQQEKERAEYGKYLIKSLAAQLEPEYGSGFSKRQLERYRQFYRTFPIVSALRTQLNWTQYKLLLSIPDEVKREFYIAETVKNNWSSRQLERQIYSNLYERLLLSNDKESVLAVAKNQIIPNDPKQIIKDPIVLEFLGLKRESAYYEKDLESAILTHLQDFLLELGNGFSFVARQKRLHIEGDEFFVDLVLYNRLLQCFVLVEIKTHKLTHQDIGQLQMYVNYFDRIEKLPHETPTIGILLCTHKNDAVVKFTLPEHQQQIYASQYQLYLPSEQRLLEEVQKEIQQFKQKQEEND
- the tsaA gene encoding tRNA (N6-threonylcarbamoyladenosine(37)-N6)-methyltransferase TrmO, with product MSLPQLTLNPIGIIHSPYDEKFSVPRQPNLVKEGKGILKLLPPYNSPDAVRGIEQFGHLWLIFQFHQIPEREWHATVRPPRLGGNERIGVFASRATHRPNPIGLSKVALESVEVRNGEVLLKLGSVDLVNGTPILDIKPYIAYADSEPNARSGFAQTQPPAKLEVEFSEQALQTVEFCRNFATFGIEQPLTFIRHVIEQDPRPAYQQGKATERIYGMNLAGYNIRWQICTNNVNKAIVLDIENELNREISF
- a CDS encoding SIMPL domain-containing protein (The SIMPL domain is named for its presence in mouse protein SIMPL (signalling molecule that associates with mouse pelle-like kinase). Bacterial member BP26, from Brucella, was shown to assemble into a channel-like structure, while YggE from E. coli has been associated with resistance to oxidative stress.), coding for MKLSKAFIILPLFIANLASASETIADKNTSVGSSFEFSTEVRREVEKDLMQATVFSRKTGKSLADLRKSVSKNLNQTIESVKQYSTIQLESDGIRNVVNYSNNGKIDGWITEGRIHLKSKDFEAMAKVLENLSSEMAIDDIYFSVSPEKIASLEDEMTLEIIKQFQHKADVIQKGLKLDKYRLTNVRLETPNGEESYFNARPLAAMAKSADSFEKERLPLEAGKATISARATGQIVFE
- the aqpZ gene encoding aquaporin Z, coding for MKKYFAEFFGTFWLVFGGCGSAVLAAGIPELGIGYAGVSLAFGLTVLTMAYAVGHISGGHFNPAVSIGLLVGGRFNAKDLVPYIVAQVIGAIAAAAVLYTIASGVAGFDVTAGFASNGFAEHSPHGYSMAAALVIEVVLTAFFLIIIMGATDKRAPAGFAPIAIGLGLTLIHLISIPVTNTSVNPARSTGVALFQGSWAIEQLWLFWVAPILGAIIGALAYRFIAEEK